From a single Eleginops maclovinus isolate JMC-PN-2008 ecotype Puerto Natales chromosome 20, JC_Emac_rtc_rv5, whole genome shotgun sequence genomic region:
- the LOC134882229 gene encoding zinc finger protein 135-like, which produces MANATLQSFNVFLTERLTAAAVDIYGFVEKTIVDYQEEVYQTKLENQRLQRLLDLVYKPEIRLQRADSRQIELPTPTQEVFAQEKQVKTEDIPSEAKQDPSNMPIKEELTETVDSPVYQAYSSDTDTLTASVTVGEHEENQMPDNLTPVVTVREHLEYDMPSQDDQPLPSFGVYPPYTKKLELHLATPAETSSPTSSNNMISQTRKHTDEKPYACPICGNRYKMTCHIKEHMRTHTGERPYLCYTCGKSFNRSSNMTKHAQTQHKESKPFKCICCGQRFRLLVVFKRHMKKVHLVKISAADPKDSKQPTTPPPSEETLPKQPEWSPGVCQDEPGPSQIKEEEEQQKEELWINGIDEPPSADESDDGDALTKELIKTVQQLEDCRAAEESRESEPTPAEDPETSEEKTSTTLYRCHICNYIFTKKNVLTWHLKTHESKSHDSKGNFDCHICGKHIPCQSNLQNHMRVHTGERPYSCHFCGKCFKLKGHMTEHIRTHTGEKPFSCHICDKSFNRGSTLRKHVLAKHKEERPYKCGDCDELFTERLLMKRHMRKVHGVKLSTSQSPA; this is translated from the exons ATGGCTAACGCTACGCTCCAGTCGTTCAATGTCTTCCTCACGGAGAGATTAACCGCAGCTGCTGTAGACATCTACGGGTTTGTTGAGAAGACAATCGTGGACTACCAAGAGGAGGTGTACCAAACCAAGCTGGAGAACCAGAGGCTGCAGAGGCTGCTGGATTTGGTCTACAAGCCAGAGATAAGGCTGCAGAGGGCAg ATTCAAGGCAGATCGAACTGCCCACACCGACACAGGAGGTTTTTGCTCAGGAGAAGCAGGTTAAGACGGAAGATATTCCCAGTGAGGCAAAACAGGATCCATCCAACATGCCCATTAAAGAGGAACTGACCGAGACTGTGGACTCACCGGTATATCAGGCGTACAGCAGCGATACAGACACCCTCACTGCGAGCGTCACAGTTGGAGAGCATGAAGAAAATCAGATGCCAGACAATTTAACTCCAGTTGTGACAGTCAGAGAGCACTTGGAATATGACATGCCATCACAGGATGACCAACCGTTACCATCGTTTGGAGTATATCCGCCATATACAAAGAAGTTAGAATTGCACCTCGCAACTCCTGCAGAAACGAGTTCACCAACCTCCAGCAACAACATGATCTCCCAAACCAGAAAGCACACAGACGAGAAACCTTACGCCTGTCCCATTTGTGGGAACAGATACAAGATGACATGTCATATAAAAGAACACATGAGGACTCACACTGGAGAACGGCCTTACCTCTGCTACACCTGTGGGAAGAGCTTCAACAGATCTTCGAACATGACTAAACACGCCCAGACCCAACACAAGGAGAGCAAGCCCTTCAAGTGCATCTGTTGCGGCCAGCGATTTCGTCTGCTCGTTGTGTTCAAACGCCACATGAAGAAGGTCCACTTGGTCAAAATCTCT gcagctgatCCCAAAG ATAGCAAACAGCCAACTACACCGCCACCATCGGAGGAGACGCTACCTAAACAGCCGGAGTGGAGCCCAGGTGTGTGCCAGGATGAGCCGGGACCCTCCCAGattaaagaggaggaagagcagcagaaGGAGGAACTGTGGATCAACGGGATCGACGAGCCACCTTCAGCAGACGAGAGCGATGACGGAGACGCTTTGACGAAAGAACTAATAAAAACAGTGCAACAGTTAGAAGACTGCAGAGCcgcagaggagagcagagagtcAGAGCCAACCCCCGCAGAGGATCCAGAAACCTCTGAAGAGAAGACCAGCACCACCTTGTACCGCTGCCACATATGCAACTACATATTCAccaaaaaaaatgtgcttaCATGGCACCTCAAGACGCATGAAAGCAAGTCACATGACAGCAAGGGGAACTTTGACTGTCACATATGTGGCAAACACATACCCTGTCAGAGCAATCTGCAGAACCACATGAGAGTGCACACAGGAGAGAGACCCTACAGCTGCCATTTCTGTGGCAAGTGTTTTAAACTGAAAGGACACATGACAGAACATATAAGAACTCACACAGGAGAGAAGCCTTTCAGCTGCCACATCTGTGACAAATCTTTCAACAGGGGCTCAACTCTGAGAAAACACGTATTAGCCAAACATAAAGAGGAGAGACCGTACAAATGTGGGGATTGTGATGAGTTATTTACAGAGAGGCTGCTGATGAAGAGGCACATGCGGAAAGTACACGGAGTCAAACTGTCCACCAGTCAAAGTCCTGCCTAG